TGATTTCTAAACAATTTTTCATACCCTAAATAAGTCATTAAAAAAAAGCCATCGCATTTGCATGTGGTGGCTTTTAATTACTAACCTTATTTTAATCTATGAAACTAACGGAAATGCGATTAAGCTGTACTCGTCTATGTTTTAAAATCAAATTCTATATATAAGACAAGCAAGTATTCAAAAAGGGTGATTATTATCTGATTATTTTATAAAAATGGATTGTATGTGCTTGCTTACTTTTAAATAAAAAAGCCCTCATCCGATGGAAAAGGGCTTTAAATATTTTGAAAAAGAACGTTTAAATTTCCCAGGTACTTCCACTCTTCAATAGGTCATCAACACATTTGATGTGCGAATTTTGCTTTGCATAACTGATTGATTTAGTCATCAAATCCTCGTAAGTATCAGTTTCTACTGCTCTAATAATGCCTAATGCAACAGGGAATTCAGGGACTTGCATCTTTGAAAGCATGACATGGATTCCCGGATCGGGGTTGTATGGATCATGGACCAACAAATCTAATTCAGTAATTCCATTTTCTCCGATCACAACCGTTTCAAGTCGGGTTCCTTTCAATACAATTCCTTTATTTCGATCAGCACCATAAATCATTGGTTTTCCTGCTTCCAAAATTAACTGATTATCGTCTTTTGTCTCCTTTGCAGTAATCAAATTATGGACTTTATTATTGAAAATAACACAATTTTGCAGGATTTCAACAACCGAAGTTCCTTTATGTTTGGCTGATTCAACCAAAATATCGGTCATCATCTTTGGATTGGTATCAACTACACGGGCAAAAAACTTACCTTGAGCACCAATGATCAATTCGCCAGGATTAAATGGTTCTTCAAATGATCCCTGAGGTGAAGTTTTAGTGATACTACCTTTAGGAGTTGTTGGTGAATACTGACCTTTGGTAAGGCCATAAATTTTATTGTTAAACAAAAGAATGTTTATATCTATATTTCGTCGAACCACATGAATAAAGTGATTTCCTCCAATCGCCATGCTATCACCATCACCGGTGATCATCCAAACCGATAGGTTCGGATTGGCGATTTTAACTCCAGAAGCAATGGCAGCAGCCCGTCCATGAATACCATGAATACCATAAGTATTCATGTAATATGGAAAACGAGAGGAACAACCAATTCCTGAAACAACCACAAAATCTTCTTTTCGAACTCCCATTTGGGGGAATACTTTTTCCATTGATTTCAAAATGGCATGATCGCCACAACCAGGGCACCACTTAACCATTTGATCACTAACAAAATCCTCTCTTGTTAATTGAGGAATGTTTTGAATGTCTATATGTTGATCTGCCGTCATGATTTTTGATCATTTAAGATGGAGATAAATTTTTCTTCTAATTCGGAAACCATAAAAGGCAATCCCTGAATTTTATTATACTGCTGGTAATTGTATGCCGGGAATTTCATTCTTAAATAATTTACAAATTGACCATTGTTCAATTCGCAAACCAGAATCTTTTTGAATCTTTTTAGTATATCTTCGGTATTCTTAGGCAAAGGATGGATATACTTGAAATGTGCCATACTGATTGTATGTCCATCTGCCAGCATTTTCTCAACTGCTGTGAGCATCACTCCATATGTTCCGCCCCAGCTGACAACTAAAACATCGCCTTCCTCAGCACCAATAATTTTCTGCTCAGGAATAAAATTAGCAACCCGTTGTACTTTTTCATCCCTGATCTGGGTCATGATTTGGTGATTCATCGGATCGTGAGATACGTTGCCTGAGCCATTTTCTTTTTCCAGACCACCAATTCTGTGACGTAAACCCTCGGTTCCGGGTACGGCCCATTGGCGACTTAGCTTGTCTGTATTTCTTAAATAAGGTTTATATACAGGATCATTTGCTTTTGCAAGAGGAGGAGTTATCTTAGGCATCTGTGCCATTTTAGGAATACGAAATACTTCTGATCCGTTAGCCAAAGCACCATCCGTAAGCAGGATTACCGGAGTCATGTGCTCAACAGCTAATTTAGAAGCTTCAAAAGCTGAATAAAAACAATCTTCAGAAGTAATCGCGGCAATAACAATTACCGGTGCTTCCCCATTTCGTCCAAACAAAGCCTGATACAAATCGGATTGTTCAGATTTAGTCGGCAGACCTGTAGATGGTCCGCCTCTTTGTACATCAACAATAACAATCGGCAGTTCGGTCATTACTGCTAGGCCGATGGCCTCACTTTTTAATGAAAGTCCCGGACCTGAAGTGGTTGTAAGTGCAAGCGAACCTGTATAACTGGCCCCGATAGAAGAACAAATACCTGCAATTTCGTCCTCAGCTTGAAAAGCTTTGGCCCCTAATTGTTTATGTTTGGTGAGTTCTTGCAGGATTTCAGTTGCAGGAGTAATAGGATAAGAACCCAGAAAAAGTTGTAATCCTGATTTTTCAGCAGCTGCTAAAAAGCCCCAAGCTGTAGCAACGTTTCCGGTAATATTTCTGTAAGTTCCCTTTTCAAGAACAGCGGGTTGTACATTATAAGTTTGGCTAATTGCTTCAATATTCTCGGCAAAATTAAAACCAGCCCGAAGTACTCTTTTATTAGCCTCAACGATAATTGGGTTTTTCTTAAACTTTCGTTCAAAAAATTCATTGGTTTTTTCAAGCTCCCTATTAAAAAGATAAAGAACGATTCCCAACGCGAACATATTTTTACTCTTAAGAGCCACCTTGTTATCAAGATCCAGTTCCTCAACCGCTTTTTTGGTCAACATTGAAATTGGAGCCTTAATTACATTAAAGCCATCCAATGAATTGTCTTCAAGCGGATTTCTTAAATAACCGGCTTTCTCGAACCCTTTATCAATAAAGGTATCAGAATCAACAATAATTGTAGCACTTGGTTTGGTCCACTTCAAAGTAGCTTTCAAAGAAGCAGGGTTCATGGCTACCAATACATCGGCTAAATCGCCTGAAGTATGTATATTGGTATGCCCAAAATGAATTTGAAATCCTGATACCCCGGCAACAGTTCCTTGAGGTGCCCTAATTTCGGCCGGATAGTCGGGAAAGGTAGCGAAATCGTTACCTGCAAATGCGGCGGAATCTGAAAACAAAGCTCCCGTCAATTGCATCCCATCGCCAGAGTCACCAGCGAATCTTAATACTACATTGTCTAATTCAACAATCGGATTCTTTTTCGTATTATCCATCATTTGATGTTTAAAAAACACGGCAAAGTTAAAGCATTTATTTCTGTTGCATCAAAGTAAAGCTGAATTTTTTCAATAGACTGTTATTTTTTTCACAATAAATAAACTACCATCTTACTACCTGATCTTGTATTACTTACATTTGTTAAAATATAAACAATTCAACCCATCGCAATTTTGTATAAATAATAAATTAGACATAAATGCTACCGAAGTATTTAATTATCAATAAGAACCGATGGCTTAACTCCTTAAATTTCTGTTATTTAGAATGCATATAAATTAATTATGCACTCTTTGATTGGCAGAAACTCATTATATTTGCATAAAATATTTTTCTATTATTAACATAAAATAAAAGATCATGGCTTATAAAATAAGTGACGATTGTACCGCTTGTGGTACTTGTATTGACGAATGTCCTGTTGATGCAATTTCTGAAGGTGACATCTATGTAATTGACCCGGACGTATGTACAGACTGTGGTTCATGCGCAGACGTTTGCCCAGTTGAAGCAATTTCACCTGAATAAAATAAAAGCTATTACGAAGAATTGCACAAAAGTTCATCCATAGGATGGACTTTTTTTTTGAACATTTGTGAAACTATTAACTGTAAGTCTAAGTAAACAAGCTGATTAATTATTATTACTTTTGCAATTAAATTAGCTTAATAAGGATGGATAAGTTTTCTTATTTAAACAATATTGACCCGGATGTAATTGAAAATCTTTACCAGAATTTTAAAGAAAATCCTGGTTCGGTTGATGAAAGTTGGAGGATGTTTTTTGAAGGATATGAATTTTCAAGAACCAACTACGCCCAAACAGAAAACAATATCAGGGTTTATCCCGATGAATTTAAAGTTATCAATTTAATAAATGCCTATCGCCAACGAGGACACTTATTTACTAAAACTAACCCTGTTCGGGCACGCCGAAAATATAGCCCAACGCTTGATATTGAAAATTTCGATCTGACAAAATCTGATCTGGAAAGAAATTTTCAGGCAGGAAATGAAATTGGAATAGGAAGAGCTACACTTCAACAAATCATTGATCATCTTAACGCGACCTATTGTCAATCAATCGGAGCTGAATACACGTATATCCGAAACATTGGAATACTTCAATGGCTTCGTGATAAAATGGAATCAACCAAAAATTCACAAACGCTTGAACTAAAACAAAAGTCACATCTTCTGGAAAAGTTGGCCCAAGCGGTAAATTTTGAAAAATTTATTCATAAAAGATTTCCCGGACAAAAAAGATTTTCGTTAGAAGGTGCAGAATCACTCATCCCTGCAATGGATGCAATTATTGAAAAGGGAGCTGAGGCAGGAAATGAAGAATTTGTAATAGGATTGGCACATCGGGGCAGGCTTAATATTCTGGCAAATATTTTAAAGAAACCTATCAGGGAGATTTTTAGTGAATTTGAGGGAAAAGAATACGATGATGAAACTTTGCTTGGCGATGTAAAATATCATCTTGGATACACTTCTAAACAAAAAACTGCCGGAGGAAAGGATATTCAACTGACACTTTCGCCAAACCCATCTCACCTTGAAGCCGTTAATCCGGTGGTTGAAGGGATCGTCAGGGCCAAGATTGATCATGATTATAACGGTGACACAAATAAAATAACCCCAATCCTGATCCATGGTGATGCATCCATTGCCGGACAAGGAATAGTTTACGAAGTTATTCAGATGGCAGGTTTATCAGGTTATAAAACCGGAGGAACCATACACCTGGTTATTAATAACCAAATTGGTTTTACCACCAATTATCTCGATGCACGTACGAGTACCTATTGCACGGATATAGCCAAAACAATACAATCACCTGTTTTTCACGTGAATGGTGATGATGTTGAGGCAGTCGTTTACGCGGTTGAATTGGCCATTGAATTCCGTACAAAATTTGGTAAAGATGTGTTTATTGACCTGCTTTGTTATCGTAAATATGGACATAATGAAGGCGACGAACCACGTTTTACACAACCCTTACTCTACAAGATAATTGAAAAGCATCCTAATCCACACGAGATTTACAAGAAAAAACTTCTTGAAAAAGGAGACATCACTGAACAGGAATGCGAAAAAATAGAATCCCGAATTTCAGGATCGCTCGAACAAAGTTTTGAAGATTCTAAAAAAATTAAAAAATCACATATAACTTTCTTTTTAGAAGAAACCTGGAAGAATATCCGAAAAGCCAAGGTTGGTGATTTTTACTTATCACCGGATTCGAGTGTTTCAAAAGAGTTATTGATTGAGATTGGTACTCAAATTTCATCCATCCCCGATCATATAAATCTCTTCCGAAAAACAGTTAAATTACAGCAGGATAGGCTTAATATGATTGAAGATGGTCAGGCCCTTGATTGGGCCATGGGCGAATTACTTGCTTACGGCAGTTTATTGATGGAAGGAATCCCTATCCGCTTGAGCGGGCAGGATGTGGCTCGTGGCACATTTAGTCATCGGCATGCGGTTTTACGATTAGAAGATTCGGAAGAAGAATACCTCCCTTTAAACCATATCAAAAATAAAAAAGCTTCGATTGAAATTTTCAATTCTCCCTTATCAGAATATGGAGTACTGGGATTTGAATATGGTTATTCACTAACCTCACCTCATAGTCTTACAATTTGGGAAGCTCAATTTGGTGATTTCAACAATGGTGCCCAAATTATTATCGATCAGTTTTTAAGTAGTGCCGAAGACAAATGGAACGTAATGAATGATTTGGTTTTGTTACTTCCACATGGTTATGAAGGACAGGGTCCCGAACATTCCAGTGCACGATTGGAACGATTTCTGATTTTATGTGCTGAGAATAATATGCAGATCGTAAATTGTACAACCCCTGCCAATTTTTTTCATGTTTTACGTCGCCAATTCAAAAGGGATTTCCGAAAACCTTTGATCATCTTCACTCCAAAAAGTTTGCTTCGACACCCAAAATGCGTTTCTCCTTTAGCAGATTTTACGGTAAACGGATTTAAAGAAGTATTAGATGATCATAGTGCAGATCCGGATCAGATAACAAAAGTTGTATTTTGTAGTGGTAAAATTTATTACGATTTACTTGCAGAAAAACACAAACTGAATAATACGACTATTGCGCTTGTGCGGCTCGAACAAATTTATCCATTGCCAATTAAGCAACTCCGATTAATCATTAAGAAATACAAAAACAGTAAAAACTGGATTTGGGTACAGGAAGAACCCGTAAACATGGGAGCATGGACATTTTTACATCATAATTTTAATGATGTTCCGTTAAAGAACATTGCCCGACCTGCAAGCGGTTCACCTGCAACTGGTTCTTCTAAATTTCATGCAATCAGGCAACAAAAAATTATTGATAAAACGTTCGAAGAATGTAATTGCCCGAATTTATTGAAAGAATGTGAAATGGTTTGTATTGGGAATAAATGGCGTACCTTTGAGAAAGAGATAAAAATTGATCCTAAAATGAGTGACAGCAGTTCTTTTTCAGCCCTAAAAAAGCTCTAATTTATATGAAATGCACATAAGACTTGTGTCATACAAACCGAGGATGATTATATGGGCATTCCATGTGGCAAGAAAGAAATAAATTATAAACACATGAAAATTGAAATAAAAGTTCCCAGTCCGGGTGAATCAATCTCCGAAGTTCAATTGGCCAAATGGTTGGTTGAAAACGGTGATTTTGTTCAAAAAAATCAGGAAATTGCCGAAGTTGATTCGGATAAAGCAACCTTAAGCATTGCTGCCGAAGATGCAGGCACCATCGAGATAATGGTGGAAGCAGGTGAAACGATCGCTGTTGGAACCATTATTGCAGCTATCAATACGTCTGCAAAAGCCCCGGGAAAAACAGCTTCTGAGCTTCCAAAATCAATTGTTCATGATATAATTCCGGAGAAAAAACCAGAACCAATTAAAATTGAATCGGAGAAAGGAATAAATAAAGTAACCTCCGAGATAGGTTTTGCGCACATTTCACCTTTGGCTCAAAAACTAATGAGCGAACATCACATTGATGAAGCACAACTCATTCATTTTTTCAGGAATCAAAGGTTATCCAAAAAGGATGTTGAATTTTATTTAAGCAGCAAAGAAAAAAACACTGATCATAAAACCATTGCAAATACTGTAACAAGCCGAGATGTTGAAAAAGTAAAAATGTCGACCCTTCGATTAAAGCTTGCAAAAAGATTGGTTTCTGTAAAGAATGAAACTGCGATGCTCACTACTTTTAACGAGGTGAATATGGGTCCGGTAATGGAAATTCGGCAACAATATAAGGATGTCTTCAAAGAAACTCACGGTGTCGGACTTGGGTTCATGTCATTCTTTACAAAAGCTGTGGCTGAAGCATTAATCTTATTTCCACAAATTAATGCCCAAATTGACGGTGAAGAGATCGTTCATTTCAAATATGCTGACATCGGTATTGCAGTTAGTGCCCCTAAAGGATTAATGGTTCCGGTGTTGCGCAATGCAGAAGGAATGAGCCTGGCCGAAATTGAACTTAAAATAAAAGAACTGGCAACCAAAGCCAGGGATAATAAAATTACACTTGATGACATGACAGGAGGTACCTTTACGATCACCAATGGTGGTGTTTTCGGGTCAATGCTCTCCACTCCTATTATCAATCCTCCACAAAGTGCAATTTTGGGCATGCACAATATTGTGGATCGCCCTGTTGCAGTGAACGGCAAGGTTGAAATTCAGCCAATCATGTACCTTGCTTTATCTTACGATCATCGCATTGTTGACGGAAAAGATTCGGTAAGTTTTTTGGTAAAAATCAAAGAATTAATCGAAGATCCTTCCAAATTGTTATTTGGTGGACAAGATCCTATAAAATCCCTTTTAGGTATATAGTTTAATTTGAATTTTGAATTGTATTAGTCATGCGTAAAAAATTTGATTTTTTGGTTATTGGCTCCGGGATTGCCGGTTTGAGTTTTGCACTTAAAGTAGCTGAGTATGGTACCGTTTGTATTATCAGTAAAGAAAAAGCCGAAGAAACAGCAACTAGATATGCCCAGGGCGGGATCGCAGCCGTAATGTATTCGCCCGATACCTATGAAAAACATATTCGTGATACCATGGTTGCAGGTGATGAACTAAGCAATCCCGACATTGTTAGGTTAACCATTACAGAATCAACCGAACGAGTCAAGGAACTTATAGAATGGGGTACGAAATTCGACCTGAAAGATTCAGGTAAATACGATTTGGCAAGAGAAGGGGGCCACTCAGAGTATCGCGTTCTTCATCATAAGGACAGCACCGGACAGGAAATTCAACGAGCACTGCTTAGTCAAATTCAAAACCATCCAAATATCGAACTGCTTGAAAATCATTTTAGTCTGGATTTGATTACCCAACATCACCTAAAAATGGAGGTAAATAAACAGACGAAAGATGTTAAATGTTTTGGATCTTATGTTTTAAATATCAAAACGAATAAAATCCATACAATACTTTCAAGAATTACTCTGCTTGCAACCGGAGGATTGGGAAATTCCTACAGTACCACAACCAATCCCAAATTAGCCACCGGTGATGGTGTAGCTATGGTTTACCGTGCTAAAGGAGTTATTGAGAATATGGAATTTATTCAATTTCATCCAACCTCACTTTACAATCCTGGCGAAACCCCATCTTTTCTGATAACAGAAGCCATGCGAGGGTTTGGAGGAATTCTAAAGACCCAAAAAGGTGAAAAATTCATGAATAAATATGACGAAAGGGGTTCATTGGCCCCTCGTGATATTGTAGCTCGTGCCATCGATTCGGAATTGAAACAAAGCGGCGACGATCATGTTTATTTGGATTGTACCCATTTAGATAAAAACAAACTGATCGTCGAGTTCCCAACAATCTATGCTAAGTGCTTAAGCATTGGAATTGATCTTACCAAAGAAATGATTCCCGTAGTTCCGGCTGCACATTATTCATGCGGAGGCATTAAAGTTGATGAATATTCAAGAAGTTCCATCCAAAATTTATATGCTTCGGGCGAATGTGCTTCAACCGGTTTACACGGGGCCAATCGACTGGCTTCAAACTCACTGCTTGAGGCGGCCGTTTTTTCGCACCGGGCAAGTGTAGATGCAATAAAGGTTTTTAAAAATATTAATTTTTGCAACGAAGTTCCCGATTGGGATTCATCAGGTACTGTGCTGAATGAAGAACTTGTTTTGATCACTCAAACATACAGAGAACTTCAATTGATTATGACAAACTATGTTGGTATTGTTCGCTCAAATTTAAGACTTCAAAGAGCCTTGACACGTCTCAAACTTATTTATAAAGAAACAGAAGATCTATTTGACAAATCGATACTTACCATTCAAATTTGTGAATTAAGAAACCTTATAAATGTTGCCTACCTGATCACGAAAATGGCAATGAACCGGAAAGAAAGCAGGGGCCTGCATTATTCAATTGATTATCCAAAAGATAAATAAAACATTAACCCTTAAATGGCACTCATAAAAGAAGTTAATGGTTTTCTTCCCCAGATCGGCACTGATTGTTTTATTGCCGAAAATTCGACCATTATTGGGGATGTCATTATAGGCAATAAATGCAGTATTTGGTTTAATGCTATCATAAGGGGCGATGTACATTATATCAGAATTGGGAATAATGTTAACATTCAGGATGGCACAATCATCCATTGCACTTATCAGAAATCACCTGTTAATATTGGCAATAATGTTTCAATTGCCCATGGTGCAATTATTCATGGGTGTACAATTAAAGATAATGTGTTAATTGGGATGGGTGCTATTATTATGGATGATGCGGTAATTGAAAGTAATTCGATAATCGCAGCCGGGGCAGTAGTATCAAAAAACACCCATGTTACCTCAGGAAGCGTTTATGGTGGCATTCCTGCAAAAAAAATAAAAGAAATTGATAAAAACTTGGTTGAAGGTGAAATTGAACGTATTGCAAATAGTTATTCACTTTATGCAAGTTGGTATAAAAAATAGAGAACAAATTCTTTTATCAGAAGATTTTTAACCATTAAGATAGTAATCACACAAAAAAAGCCGAATCCTGCAGATCCGGCTTTTTAATAGATTTTAATTGCTTACTTGATGCCTAATTTAGCTTTTACTAAAGGTAAAATGTTTTCCCCTTTTTCAAAATAAATTACTGCACCAACGCTAAGATCAAAAATATAAGTATAACCATTTTCTTTGGCTACTGCATTGATCGCTTCTTTTGCACGATTGGTAACCGGAGCAAAGAGCTGAGCTTGTTTAGCCTGAAGGTCAGAGTCAGCTGATTGCTGAAATTGTTCAATTCTACTTTGCAAATCATTCAGTTCTCTTTCTTTAGTTTGTTTAATGATTTGTGACATGGTAGCCAAGTTGCCTTGGTACTCTTGTACTTTACTCTGATATTCCTGGTACATTACCTGCATTGTTTGCTCTAATGAGCTTCTATATTCTGTTATTCTTGCTTCAACGGTATCTTTACCTGGCATAACTTGCATTAATTCAGCAGAATTAATGTATCCCAATTTTGCATTAGTTTGTGCAAACAAACAAGAAACACTTCCTAATAACACCAAGCTTATAACAACTACAATTTTTTTCATTTTTTAAGATTAAAGTTCATAACCAGATTAAGTCGCAAATTTATACAAATAAATCAAAATTCGTAAATTTAATTTATTAATAAATCTTAAAATTCACATCAAAATATACAAAAAGCTATCTTTTACGATCCTCGCGCCTAACAGTTTGTATTAAGGTCCCAACCACATCTAAAACATCATCGCTAATGTCGAGGCTTGGATCAGTATAAAGAATGGAAAGTCCTGCGGCCTTGTCAAAAACAAAGCCATAATTTTTCTCTACCGCAATTTTTGAAATTGCATTATACACTTTCTCCTGTATTGGCTGTATTAGTTCTTTTCGCTTTTGGTCAAGTTCACCTTCCGAACCAAATTTCCTTTGTTGAAGTTCATGGATTTGTTGTTCTTTTGAAACAATTTCAGCCTCTCTCTTTTTTCTTAATTCCTGTGGCAATAAAACTGCTTCATTTTGGAAATTCTCATATAAACGTGATATTTCGGCAAACTTTGCTTCAATTTCCGATTGCCAGGTAACTGACAAATCGTTTAAATAATCTTGAGCATCTTTATATTCAGGAATATTTGAAAGAATGTATTCCGAATCGACATAGGCATATCTTTGAGCATTTGCTCCTATCACCATCAACAAAATAATGATTAATGTTAAAGTTATCTTTTTCATATTTTTTCTCCTATTATTTATGTTTAATAAACTAATGATTAGTTGCCAATGCAGAGCAAAAAGCTTGCCAATCCTAATCGATAGATTGATTAATTGAGAAATGGAATTGTGAACCACTTGCATCAGGAAGTCCTGGGATTTTATCAAATCCATAACCCCAATCCAAACCTAGCAAACCAAACATTGGCATAAAGAACCTGATTCCAAAACCTGCCGAGCGCCTAACATCGAACGGATCAAACTTTTTGAAATTTTCCCACGAATTTCCTGCCTCAAGAAATGCTAATGCATAAATGGTAGCACTTGGATTAAGCGATAAAGGATACCTCAACTCTAAAGTGTATTTCGAATAAATGGTACCTCCTATATTTTTATCTTTGTAATATTGTGGTGTAACAGATTCATTGGTATAACCTCGCATTGCGATAATTTCCCGACCATCTAAATTATATTGATTTGACAGCCCGTCGCCACCTAAATAAAAGCGGCCAAACGGAGATATTTCGAGCTCGGATTTATTATAGGTTTCAAGAAACCCGAATTTAACTCTTGTACTCAATATAAGTTTGTCGAAAATTTCGATATACCAGCTCGAATTAAACTTCCACTTATAATATTCAATCCACTTAAATCTCAGATCTTCATCAAGTGCAGCGTAATCCTTATTATTCAGCAAAGAATAAGGAGGGGTAAGTTCGAGGCTTAAAGAAATATCAGAACCTCCTCGTGGATAGATTGGTGAGTAAACAGAGTTTCTACCAAAAGTTATACTGTAATTAAAATTGTGAAAATTTCCATTACCTGTGCCAAATTTAAATATGCTTCCGTAGTTATCGAGCTTATACAGCTGCATGCTTACTGCTTGCATAAGTGTGAAAGAGTCGTCGGGCCATGATAATCGCTTGCCCATTCCTACGGAAAAACCATCAGTTGCAAATGAAGACCTGAGTTCATCCCCTTTTGACAATCCATTTGAATACATTGAATGATGATACGAAACGGATAATGAAACAGGCTTTTTACCACCAAACCAAGGCTCGGTAAAAGAAGCACTATAATTGAAATACCCTTTCCCATAGGTTTGAAATTTTAAGGAAAGTTTTTGACCATCACCTGTTGGTACTGGTCGCCATGCCCCTTTTTTAAATGCATTTCTGATCGAGAAATTATTAAAACTCAATCCAAATGTTCCAATGATACGCCCATAACCCCATCCACCTGATAACTCAAACTGGTCGGAGGAAGTTTCATCAACTTGGTAATCAATATCGACTGTGTTATCACTTGCATTCGGTTGTACATCGGGAGATAAGGTTTCCGGATCGAAATACCGCAATTGTGCCAGTTCCCGCTGGGTCCTGATGAGTAACTCTCTATTGAATAATTGACCAGGCCTTGTTCGGATTTCACGCATGGCCACATGATCATTTGTTCGTGTATTACCCGTGACCGTTACATTTTTTATACGTGCTTGTTTACCTTCTCTTATTCTTATCTCAATATCGATCGAATCATTATCGATCTTAACTTCAACAGGCTCAGCCTGAAAAAACAAATAACCATTATCCATGAATAAGGCACTAACGTCA
The Bacteroidota bacterium DNA segment above includes these coding regions:
- the nadB gene encoding L-aspartate oxidase, yielding MRKKFDFLVIGSGIAGLSFALKVAEYGTVCIISKEKAEETATRYAQGGIAAVMYSPDTYEKHIRDTMVAGDELSNPDIVRLTITESTERVKELIEWGTKFDLKDSGKYDLAREGGHSEYRVLHHKDSTGQEIQRALLSQIQNHPNIELLENHFSLDLITQHHLKMEVNKQTKDVKCFGSYVLNIKTNKIHTILSRITLLATGGLGNSYSTTTNPKLATGDGVAMVYRAKGVIENMEFIQFHPTSLYNPGETPSFLITEAMRGFGGILKTQKGEKFMNKYDERGSLAPRDIVARAIDSELKQSGDDHVYLDCTHLDKNKLIVEFPTIYAKCLSIGIDLTKEMIPVVPAAHYSCGGIKVDEYSRSSIQNLYASGECASTGLHGANRLASNSLLEAAVFSHRASVDAIKVFKNINFCNEVPDWDSSGTVLNEELVLITQTYRELQLIMTNYVGIVRSNLRLQRALTRLKLIYKETEDLFDKSILTIQICELRNLINVAYLITKMAMNRKESRGLHYSIDYPKDK
- a CDS encoding gamma carbonic anhydrase family protein, encoding MALIKEVNGFLPQIGTDCFIAENSTIIGDVIIGNKCSIWFNAIIRGDVHYIRIGNNVNIQDGTIIHCTYQKSPVNIGNNVSIAHGAIIHGCTIKDNVLIGMGAIIMDDAVIESNSIIAAGAVVSKNTHVTSGSVYGGIPAKKIKEIDKNLVEGEIERIANSYSLYASWYKK
- a CDS encoding OmpH family outer membrane protein, giving the protein MKKIVVVISLVLLGSVSCLFAQTNAKLGYINSAELMQVMPGKDTVEARITEYRSSLEQTMQVMYQEYQSKVQEYQGNLATMSQIIKQTKERELNDLQSRIEQFQQSADSDLQAKQAQLFAPVTNRAKEAINAVAKENGYTYIFDLSVGAVIYFEKGENILPLVKAKLGIK
- a CDS encoding OmpH family outer membrane protein, with amino-acid sequence MKKITLTLIIILLMVIGANAQRYAYVDSEYILSNIPEYKDAQDYLNDLSVTWQSEIEAKFAEISRLYENFQNEAVLLPQELRKKREAEIVSKEQQIHELQQRKFGSEGELDQKRKELIQPIQEKVYNAISKIAVEKNYGFVFDKAAGLSILYTDPSLDISDDVLDVVGTLIQTVRREDRKR
- a CDS encoding BamA/TamA family outer membrane protein, which gives rise to MIKKEALHKRLLKFVIIVMMLSFSIYSRAQVSSELSNLKIDYNNPKFYKISEMTFSGINYLESNVLMMLSGLNIGDEIQIPGDDLATAIKKLWKQGLAEDIKVKITDLKDGNISLSFELTEKPRIADFKYIGIRKGETDAINEKINIQRGAVVTDYLLSRVKNTIIKHYIEKGFLNTKVDFKKVQDTSLQNAITLQILVDKAEKIKIYNINIIGNENFSDKKAKRALKETKELGNFNPLGNIEDLLFDVITTAIRFDFAGMIDSMSVYADNNLRLHIFKSSKFIKEKYSDDKLALIEKYNALGYRDAKIIKDSIYVHDDKTINIDITVEEGRQYYFRNITWSGNTIYPSEFLSAILNISKGDVYNKELLEKNLSYNPNGTDVSALFMDNGYLFFQAEPVEVKIDNDSIDIEIRIREGKQARIKNVTVTGNTRTNDHVAMREIRTRPGQLFNRELLIRTQRELAQLRYFDPETLSPDVQPNASDNTVDIDYQVDETSSDQFELSGGWGYGRIIGTFGLSFNNFSIRNAFKKGAWRPVPTGDGQKLSLKFQTYGKGYFNYSASFTEPWFGGKKPVSLSVSYHHSMYSNGLSKGDELRSSFATDGFSVGMGKRLSWPDDSFTLMQAVSMQLYKLDNYGSIFKFGTGNGNFHNFNYSITFGRNSVYSPIYPRGGSDISLSLELTPPYSLLNNKDYAALDEDLRFKWIEYYKWKFNSSWYIEIFDKLILSTRVKFGFLETYNKSELEISPFGRFYLGGDGLSNQYNLDGREIIAMRGYTNESVTPQYYKDKNIGGTIYSKYTLELRYPLSLNPSATIYALAFLEAGNSWENFKKFDPFDVRRSAGFGIRFFMPMFGLLGLDWGYGFDKIPGLPDASGSQFHFSINQSID